One window of Gloeothece citriformis PCC 7424 genomic DNA carries:
- a CDS encoding nuclear transport factor 2 family protein: MPRTNHETVEMFFYALETGQFEMLKEIFAEDAKQINPYSWGAFPTSFEGRGGIYKQYSSLPEKFGKMSFPRTIYPTENPDIFFVQFQGDIEIKSGGHYQNDYIGLFKFEDGLIKEYYEYFNPILVSKAFGVTIE; encoded by the coding sequence ATGCCTAGAACTAACCACGAAACTGTAGAAATGTTTTTTTATGCTCTTGAAACCGGACAATTTGAGATGCTTAAAGAAATATTTGCTGAAGATGCCAAGCAGATTAATCCTTATTCTTGGGGTGCATTCCCAACAAGTTTTGAGGGAAGAGGGGGCATTTACAAGCAATACAGTTCTCTACCAGAAAAGTTTGGAAAGATGTCATTTCCAAGAACAATTTATCCGACTGAAAATCCGGATATTTTCTTTGTGCAGTTTCAAGGAGATATTGAGATTAAATCTGGGGGTCATTATCAAAATGATTACATCGGTTTGTTTAAGTTTGAAGATGGTTTAATTAAGGAGTATTACGAGTATTTTAATCCGATTCTTGTTTCTAAAGCGTTTGGAGTGACGATCGAGTAA
- a CDS encoding DUF4209 domain-containing protein — MNPSRETLDKKLIELETVSGVREYEIQSKLKNLRSPDLEEDPCQEWIYEVLAFSFSENYTDQKTGWGTYFGPMSIVPTDDGKIVESPSIQRVDEKVIAYWSERYKLTNNPLLQARYAGLVWDLSEKATGKKPDYSAAVIYCEALLKIAECKIHKYEVDIIEKLERALFIATSINNQNLIEKSKEEILDYESLVAEDSKPGLWGFSFDLLVNNKKVNLSEAKEKEIIDTLEARLQRLKDSDPWDCEEAAERLGRYYRRKGLKEECSRIIKTLGDSFETAANNVEPLAAFSLLEHIHKVYIKFDLIDDAERIRKTMRSLEPKVRDNMTPIYHEMEIDREQLKAYIEQILDGNLEQSLARIVIDYIPSHEQIKNQLYKVAKQYPIPFLITKNITDDQGRKISEVGSLENDLDGNIVFQMCQNMTVSMIFLSTVLEQAIKKFSLDSEGIINYLFHSPVFASEQRNILLKGIQAYLEEDYIIAVHLLIPQIEAAIRNLVQMSNGVVLKSARGGGFHLKALDELLRSEQVKQSLGEDIALYLRVILTDQRGWNVRNNVCHGIFQQHLFSKSLTERLIHILLILAQLRLNNHSSSTS, encoded by the coding sequence ATGAATCCATCTAGAGAAACTTTAGACAAAAAACTCATTGAACTCGAAACAGTTTCTGGTGTTCGTGAATACGAGATTCAATCAAAGTTAAAAAACTTGAGATCTCCTGATCTCGAAGAAGATCCTTGCCAGGAGTGGATCTATGAAGTATTGGCTTTTTCTTTTTCTGAGAACTACACAGATCAGAAAACAGGTTGGGGTACATATTTTGGGCCAATGTCGATTGTACCAACCGATGATGGAAAAATAGTAGAAAGCCCAAGTATCCAACGAGTCGATGAAAAGGTTATTGCCTACTGGAGTGAAAGATATAAATTAACAAATAATCCACTTTTGCAAGCGCGTTATGCAGGATTAGTATGGGATCTTTCTGAAAAAGCAACTGGAAAAAAGCCCGATTATTCAGCAGCAGTTATATATTGTGAAGCACTTCTTAAAATAGCTGAATGCAAAATTCACAAATATGAGGTTGATATTATTGAAAAGCTCGAACGGGCTTTATTTATTGCTACTTCTATTAACAACCAAAATCTAATTGAAAAATCTAAAGAAGAAATTTTAGATTATGAAAGTTTAGTCGCTGAAGATTCTAAACCCGGCTTATGGGGATTTAGTTTTGACCTACTTGTTAATAACAAAAAAGTGAATCTTTCCGAGGCGAAAGAAAAAGAGATAATCGACACCCTCGAAGCTAGATTGCAAAGACTTAAGGACAGTGATCCTTGGGACTGTGAAGAGGCTGCCGAACGACTAGGGCGCTATTACCGAAGAAAGGGCTTAAAAGAAGAGTGTTCTCGTATCATCAAAACTTTGGGGGACAGCTTTGAAACTGCTGCTAATAACGTAGAACCATTAGCTGCATTTTCTTTGCTTGAGCATATCCATAAAGTTTACATAAAGTTCGATCTAATAGACGATGCGGAGCGTATTAGGAAAACTATGCGATCTCTTGAGCCGAAAGTACGAGATAACATGACACCAATATACCATGAAATGGAGATAGACCGTGAGCAATTAAAAGCCTATATCGAGCAAATATTAGATGGTAATCTTGAGCAGTCACTTGCAAGAATCGTTATCGATTATATTCCTTCCCATGAACAGATTAAGAATCAACTATACAAAGTTGCGAAACAATATCCAATTCCTTTTTTAATCACTAAAAATATAACCGATGACCAAGGGCGAAAAATTTCAGAGGTGGGTTCTTTAGAAAATGATTTAGATGGGAACATTGTCTTTCAAATGTGTCAAAATATGACTGTCTCAATGATATTTTTAAGTACAGTTTTGGAGCAAGCAATCAAAAAATTTAGTCTCGATTCTGAAGGAATCATTAATTATTTATTTCATTCTCCTGTTTTTGCTTCTGAGCAAAGAAATATCCTATTGAAAGGCATTCAGGCATACCTAGAAGAAGACTACATAATAGCTGTTCATCTGCTTATTCCACAGATTGAAGCCGCAATAAGAAACCTTGTACAAATGTCCAATGGTGTAGTTCTAAAATCTGCGCGTGGGGGCGGCTTTCATCTTAAAGCACTCGATGAACTTCTTAGAAGTGAACAAGTAAAACAGTCATTAGGTGAAGACATAGCACTCTATTTGCGAGTGATTTTGACTGATCAGCGAGGCTGGAATGTCCGAAATAATGTTTGTCATGGGATATTTCAGCAACATTTGTTTTCAAAAAGTCTCACTGAAAGGCTAATTCATATTCTTCTCATATTAGCTCAATTAAGGCTTAATAATCATAGTTCATCTACTTCTTAA